One Brassica napus cultivar Da-Ae chromosome C2, Da-Ae, whole genome shotgun sequence DNA window includes the following coding sequences:
- the LOC106381128 gene encoding mediator of RNA polymerase II transcription subunit 23: protein MLDKLIGGYGYGHQGYGHKNHRSSGYTFEEHKEFMSYEESQGGYFDRQTRYDHHMRLPANHNRPPMAHMPVFDEEDSDSEVEKFYKSSQSHHKTVLPHHGNNHHQQPPHMNFMPPPPMAQPHHNGKMGNGWQGMHEDAYYGGHGMQQLGRYGMKQHGAQEMKHHDRLMAPQIPPHPVYMNPSHGSGSEHAVMFKASENWRVSNNSSGHHKARWGNKGF from the exons atgcttGACAAACTTATCGGAGGGTATGGGTACGGCCATCAGGGGTACGGCCACAAGAATCACAGAAGCAGCGGCTACACCTTCGAGGAGCACAAGGAGTTCATGTCTTATGAAGAGTCACAAGGAGGCTACTTTGACCGTCAAACCCGCTACGATCACCACATGAGGCTTCCAGCCAACCACAACCGTCCACCCATGGCTCACATGCCTGTCTTTGACGAAGAAGATTCAGACTCAGAAGTGGAGAAGTTCTATAAGAGCAGTCAGAGCCACCACAAAACAGTGTTGCCACATCACGGAAACAACCACCACCAACAGCCACCTCATATGAACTTCATGCCCCCACCTCCGATGGCTCAACCTCACCACAAT GGAAAGATGGGTAATGGATGGCAGGGTATGCATGAAGATGCATACTATGGAGGGCACGGGATGCAGCAACTCGGTAGGTATGGGATGAAGCAGCACGGTGCGCAAGAGATGAAGCACCACGACAGGCTTATGGCTCCTCAGATTCCACCACATCCTGTCTACATGAACCCAAGCCATGGTAGTGGCAGTGAGCATGCAGTAATGTTCAAGGCTTCGGAGAACTGGCGAGTTAGCAACAATAGCAGCGGCCATCACAAGGCCAGGTGGGGGAATAAAGGATTCTAA
- the BNAC02G17680D gene encoding uncharacterized protein BNAC02G17680D encodes MENKNNHGNEDGPKHSQVVKIKREFEKISQPSLHQPEMRRVLSKIKRSQRSRSPLGLGERSVSVGN; translated from the coding sequence ATGGAGAACAAGAACAATCATGGAAACGAGGATGGTCCAAAACATAGCCAAGTGGTGAAGATAAAGAGAGAATTTGAGAAGATAAGTCAGCCATCGCTGCATCAACCGGAGATGAGAAGGGTACTTTCCAAGATCAAGAGGAGTCAACGTTCACGTTCACCACTTGGCTTAGGAGAGAGATCTGTTTCTGTTGGCAACTAA
- the LOC106380390 gene encoding basic blue protein, with amino-acid sequence MARSSVHVSYATVPMVIVMTVLCLFLANNVTHARMPATYYVGGVYGWDPIIPMDTWARGKIFYAGDILEFKYDYLTSNVMVVNRTGYETCIANEGAKEYTSGDARISLPYGLSYYIGTYDASDCSAGLKMAIRAIS; translated from the exons ATGGCTCGATCATCAGTACATGTTTCATATGCAACAGTACCAATGGTTATTGTCATGACggttttatgtttgtttctagCAAATAATGTGACCCATGCCCGAATGCCAGCCACTTACTATGTTGGAGGCGTGTATGGTTGGGACCCGATTATTCCAATGGACACTTGGGCACGAGGCAAAATCTTCTACGCTGGTGATATTCTCG AATTTAAATACGATTATCTGACAAGCAATGTGATGGTGGTAAATCGTACTGGCTATGAAACGTGTATAGCAAACGAGGGTGCGAAAGAGTACACATCGGGGGACGCTAGGATCAGCCTTCCATATGGTCTTAGCTACTACATCGGGACATATGATGCTTCTGATTGCTCAGCTGGCTTAAAGATGGCCATAAGAGCAATTAGTTGA